A portion of the Flavobacteriales bacterium genome contains these proteins:
- a CDS encoding RluA family pseudouridine synthase, with protein sequence MSSDIQKFQIPHIEKTIRLSELDITLIPQVVSKSQWKKLIKKNQVQVNGNIARTATLINPNDWVEIEWKNSKLAKIFPLEISVIYEDEYLAVVQKPAGFPVSGNYYKTIENALPCNLKRSRIMAFQDSFQPCHRLDKLTAGLLIISKTKKVRDYFSKSFENKTIEKKYLAVVQGNFTKQEGFWERAIENKASKSGFKVLKSAESRKWGPLHLLELTPFTGRTHQLRIHCAENETPIAGDKLYNAKKTPQDKGLFLFANNITFQHPIWNEKISLSIPKPKKFDWIFR encoded by the coding sequence ATGTCTAGTGATATTCAAAAATTTCAAATTCCTCATATAGAGAAAACCATCCGATTGTCTGAATTGGATATTACCCTCATTCCTCAAGTGGTTTCCAAAAGTCAATGGAAAAAATTGATTAAGAAAAATCAAGTGCAAGTGAATGGAAACATCGCAAGAACGGCTACTTTAATAAATCCCAACGATTGGGTAGAAATAGAATGGAAAAATTCAAAACTAGCGAAGATTTTTCCCCTTGAAATATCGGTAATTTACGAAGACGAATATTTAGCAGTCGTGCAGAAACCAGCAGGATTTCCTGTTTCTGGAAATTATTATAAAACAATAGAAAATGCTTTACCATGCAACCTGAAAAGGAGTAGAATTATGGCATTTCAAGATTCATTTCAGCCTTGCCACCGATTAGATAAGTTAACAGCTGGTCTTCTCATTATTTCAAAAACTAAAAAGGTGAGAGATTATTTCTCAAAATCTTTTGAAAATAAGACAATTGAAAAAAAATATCTGGCAGTTGTACAAGGTAATTTTACTAAACAGGAAGGATTTTGGGAAAGGGCAATTGAAAATAAAGCAAGCAAAAGTGGTTTTAAGGTTTTAAAAAGTGCCGAGTCCAGAAAATGGGGACCTTTGCATTTATTGGAATTAACACCTTTTACAGGCAGAACACACCAACTCCGTATTCACTGTGCAGAAAATGAAACCCCTATAGCGGGTGATAAGCTCTATAATGCCAAGAAAACCCCGCAAGATAAAGGGCTTTTTCTCTTTGCTAATAATATAACCTTTCAGCATCCTATTTGGAATGAAAAAATAAGTCTGAGCATCCCAAAACCAAAAAAGTTTGATTGGATATTTAGATAA
- the paaB gene encoding 1,2-phenylacetyl-CoA epoxidase subunit B, with protein MSNNTEWPLWEVFIRSKNGLHHKHAGSILAADEKMAIENARDVYTRRQEGVSLWVVKSENIVASSPDEKGPLFDPANDKVYRHPTFYHIPDGVENI; from the coding sequence ATGTCAAATAATACAGAATGGCCTCTTTGGGAGGTTTTTATCAGAAGTAAAAACGGACTTCACCACAAACATGCTGGAAGTATCTTAGCTGCCGATGAAAAAATGGCAATAGAAAATGCCAGAGACGTTTACACACGTCGTCAAGAAGGGGTTTCACTTTGGGTTGTAAAATCAGAAAATATTGTTGCTTCGTCACCAGATGAAAAAGGACCACTTTTTGATCCTGCCAACGACAAAGTTTATCGCCATCCTACGTTTTACCACATTCCAGATGGAGTAGAAAATATTTAG
- the paaA gene encoding 1,2-phenylacetyl-CoA epoxidase subunit A yields the protein MRKPEKSIQMSETELLEKFQQRIDREEKIEPKDWMPEAYRKTLVRQMSQHAHSEVVGMLPEGNWITRAPSLKRKLALLAKIQDEAGHGLYLYSAVETLGTSRQETVDALLEGKAKYSSIFNYPTLTWADIGAVGWLVDGAAIQNQVSLCRTSYGPYARAMVRICKEESFHQRQGYDIIATLAQGTPEQKAMAQDALNRWWWPSLMMFGPSDKDSPNTAQSMKWRIKRQTNDELREEFITKTIPQAEFLGLTVPDENLKWNEEENQYDHSPIDWEEFYQVIKGNGLCNRDRIRARRKAETEGEWVRKAALAYAEKHN from the coding sequence ATTAGAAAACCTGAAAAATCAATTCAAATGAGTGAAACAGAATTATTAGAAAAGTTTCAACAAAGAATAGACCGTGAGGAGAAGATAGAACCAAAAGACTGGATGCCTGAAGCGTATAGAAAAACATTGGTTCGCCAAATGTCTCAACATGCACATTCTGAAGTAGTAGGAATGCTACCAGAAGGGAATTGGATTACCCGTGCACCTTCGTTGAAAAGAAAATTGGCACTTCTTGCAAAAATTCAAGATGAAGCTGGACATGGACTTTATTTGTATAGTGCAGTGGAAACACTTGGAACCTCAAGACAAGAAACCGTAGATGCACTATTGGAAGGAAAAGCAAAGTACTCAAGTATTTTTAATTACCCAACATTGACTTGGGCAGATATTGGAGCCGTAGGTTGGTTAGTAGATGGTGCAGCTATTCAAAACCAAGTGTCTCTTTGTAGAACGTCCTATGGACCCTATGCTAGAGCTATGGTGAGAATTTGTAAAGAAGAATCTTTTCACCAAAGACAAGGATATGATATCATTGCTACTTTAGCACAAGGGACTCCTGAGCAAAAAGCTATGGCACAAGATGCCTTAAACCGTTGGTGGTGGCCTTCTTTAATGATGTTTGGACCCTCTGATAAAGATTCTCCAAATACAGCTCAGTCTATGAAATGGAGAATTAAACGTCAAACAAATGACGAACTACGTGAAGAGTTTATCACTAAAACAATTCCACAAGCAGAATTCCTAGGTCTTACCGTTCCTGATGAAAATCTTAAATGGAATGAAGAAGAAAATCAATATGATCATAGCCCAATAGATTGGGAAGAATTCTACCAAGTTATCAAAGGAAACGGACTGTGTAACAGAGATAGAATCCGTGCCAGAAGAAAAGCCGAAACAGAAGGAGAATGGGTAAGAAAAGCAGCATTAGCCTATGCGGAAAAGCATAATTAA
- the paaC gene encoding phenylacetate-CoA oxygenase subunit PaaC — protein MAEKNNLFEYLVRQADNQLIIGHKMSEWCGKGPVLEEDIALINTSLDFLGQARSLYQEAVKVEGKGKTEDDLPFLRTEREFRNCLISEQPNGHFGDTIARQFLFDAFYYFYYQALENSTNEFLSAFATKSLKEVTYHLRFSSGWMKRLGDGTEESHEKVQNALNDIWIFSGELFETDEIEETLQKEGIVPNMEPIKDQWMAFVKEQIAEATLELPSEAYDIMKGGRNGVHTEYLGHVLSELQYMQRTIPNANW, from the coding sequence ATGGCAGAAAAAAATAATTTATTCGAATACTTGGTGAGACAAGCTGATAATCAATTGATTATTGGGCATAAAATGAGTGAGTGGTGCGGTAAAGGACCTGTTCTAGAGGAAGATATTGCATTGATCAATACTTCTTTGGACTTTTTAGGGCAAGCTCGTTCATTATACCAAGAAGCCGTAAAGGTAGAAGGTAAAGGAAAAACCGAAGATGATCTTCCTTTTCTCAGAACAGAAAGAGAATTTAGAAACTGCTTAATCTCAGAGCAGCCAAATGGACACTTTGGAGACACAATTGCTCGTCAATTTCTCTTTGATGCATTCTACTATTTCTATTATCAAGCATTAGAAAACAGTACAAATGAATTTCTTTCAGCTTTTGCTACAAAGTCTTTAAAAGAAGTTACTTATCATTTGAGATTCTCTTCAGGATGGATGAAAAGACTTGGAGATGGAACGGAAGAAAGTCATGAAAAAGTGCAAAATGCCCTAAATGATATTTGGATTTTTTCGGGAGAGCTTTTTGAAACTGATGAAATAGAAGAAACACTTCAAAAAGAAGGAATTGTTCCAAATATGGAACCAATAAAAGATCAATGGATGGCTTTTGTAAAAGAACAAATTGCTGAAGCTACACTTGAACTTCCGTCAGAAGCTTATGATATTATGAAAGGTGGAAGAAATGGAGTTCATACAGAGTATCTTGGACATGTTTTGTCTGAGTTGCAATATATGCAAAGAACTATTCCAAACGCAAACTGGTAA
- a CDS encoding glycosyltransferase family 4 protein has protein sequence MNIGVNVRLLLKNRIEGIGRFTFESLQELVKIRQEDHFFFFFDRAYDPEFIFAENITPVVFGPPAVHPVLWDIWFQFQLPRVLKKYEIDLFFSPESYVCHFTTTKQISVQHDVNFLRNRSLLKGWNGYYLRRNFPKFAHRSDLVLTVSEFSAKEIQEVYGLEKDKIQVCYNGVSKNFKQLAQISKREIQRKYTDSQPFFLFVGAISKRKNISKTVLAFDEFKTETGSSMKFLIVGKPMFSDRELETLFNSVSHKKDLLFLGRQTDEVLIELLNGAEALVNLSTYEGFGLPLVEAMACGCPVLAANNSCMPEIVKDAGLLVDPENKEAIKKAYSDILDSKRQEDLVEKGLARAQFFTWEKVALNISKAIDYVAK, from the coding sequence ATGAATATTGGTGTCAACGTAAGATTATTGCTGAAAAATAGGATAGAAGGTATCGGAAGATTTACCTTTGAGAGTCTTCAAGAGCTGGTGAAAATCAGACAAGAAGATCATTTTTTCTTTTTCTTTGACAGGGCTTATGATCCAGAATTTATCTTTGCAGAAAATATTACTCCTGTAGTATTTGGTCCACCAGCAGTTCATCCTGTTCTTTGGGATATTTGGTTTCAATTTCAACTCCCAAGAGTCTTGAAGAAATATGAAATAGACCTCTTCTTTTCTCCAGAGTCCTATGTCTGTCATTTTACCACTACTAAGCAAATTAGTGTGCAACATGATGTTAATTTTCTTAGGAATAGATCTCTTTTAAAAGGGTGGAATGGTTATTATTTGAGAAGAAATTTCCCAAAGTTTGCGCATCGATCAGATTTGGTCCTTACCGTTTCAGAATTTTCGGCAAAAGAGATTCAAGAAGTTTATGGATTAGAGAAAGACAAAATCCAAGTTTGTTATAATGGTGTTTCAAAGAATTTTAAACAATTAGCCCAAATATCCAAAAGAGAAATACAGAGAAAATATACAGATTCTCAACCATTTTTTTTGTTTGTAGGAGCCATAAGCAAACGGAAAAATATCAGTAAAACCGTTTTAGCGTTTGATGAATTTAAAACAGAAACAGGCTCTTCCATGAAATTCTTGATTGTGGGAAAACCCATGTTTTCTGATCGAGAATTAGAGACGTTATTCAACTCAGTTTCGCATAAAAAAGACCTTCTTTTTTTGGGCAGACAAACAGATGAAGTATTGATAGAATTGCTCAATGGAGCTGAAGCATTGGTGAACCTTTCTACCTATGAAGGATTTGGACTTCCTCTTGTGGAAGCGATGGCTTGTGGGTGTCCAGTTTTAGCAGCAAATAATAGTTGTATGCCCGAAATTGTGAAGGATGCAGGTTTGTTAGTTGATCCAGAAAATAAAGAAGCAATAAAAAAGGCATATTCAGACATTTTAGATTCTAAGAGACAAGAAGATTTAGTAGAAAAAGGCTTGGCTAGAGCCCAATTTTTTACTTGGGAAAAAGTAGCCCTAAATATTAGTAAAGCCATAGATTATGTTGCAAAATAA
- the paaJ gene encoding phenylacetate-CoA oxygenase subunit PaaJ, whose product MISIPDYQNTIMELLEAVRDPEVPVLSIVDLGIVRAVEKNNKGAFIITITPTYSGCPAMDFIERDIRAVMKEADLQLAEIKTVLHPAWTTDWLSEKGRVALKEYGIAPPVGSPNKGFLLKEHKTIECPHCHSQSTEMISQFGSTACKALYKCDDCLEPFDYFKCI is encoded by the coding sequence ATGATTTCTATTCCAGATTATCAAAATACCATTATGGAACTACTGGAAGCCGTGAGGGATCCAGAAGTTCCTGTTTTATCTATTGTGGATTTAGGAATTGTTCGAGCAGTAGAAAAAAACAATAAGGGTGCATTTATCATTACGATTACACCTACTTATTCTGGTTGTCCCGCAATGGATTTTATTGAGCGTGATATTCGTGCTGTAATGAAAGAAGCAGATTTGCAGTTAGCGGAAATAAAAACCGTTCTTCATCCTGCTTGGACTACAGATTGGCTTAGTGAAAAAGGAAGAGTTGCACTAAAAGAATATGGAATTGCTCCTCCTGTTGGATCTCCAAATAAAGGATTCCTTCTCAAAGAGCACAAAACTATAGAGTGTCCGCATTGTCATTCACAAAGTACAGAAATGATCAGTCAATTTGGCTCTACAGCTTGCAAAGCCTTATATAAATGTGATGATTGCTTAGAACCTTTTGATTATTTCAAATGTATTTAG
- a CDS encoding ribonuclease HII codes for MLQNKYKEEGIEVGCDEAGRGCLAGPVVAAAVIIPENKIITELNDSKKMSHKKRMEAREKMIEQGYFYGVGIVSETEIDEINILQASFLAMHRALDELKENFDRILVDGNRFNTYKDIEHHCIVKGDAKFMSIAAASIFAKTERDLLMEKYHLSHPEYDWKANKGYPTKKHREAIEKFGASPYHRKTFKLLSKQTKLPF; via the coding sequence ATGTTGCAAAATAAATACAAAGAAGAAGGCATAGAGGTAGGATGTGATGAAGCAGGTAGAGGTTGTTTGGCAGGTCCAGTGGTGGCCGCAGCAGTCATTATACCCGAAAATAAAATAATTACTGAGCTTAATGACTCAAAAAAAATGAGTCATAAAAAAAGAATGGAAGCTCGGGAAAAAATGATAGAGCAAGGTTATTTTTATGGAGTAGGAATTGTTTCTGAAACTGAAATTGATGAAATTAATATTCTGCAAGCTTCTTTTTTGGCAATGCATCGTGCACTCGATGAATTGAAAGAAAACTTTGATAGAATTTTAGTAGATGGAAATCGTTTTAATACCTACAAAGATATTGAGCATCATTGTATCGTGAAGGGAGATGCAAAATTTATGAGTATAGCTGCCGCTTCTATTTTTGCAAAAACAGAGCGAGATTTACTTATGGAAAAATACCATTTAAGCCATCCTGAATACGATTGGAAGGCTAACAAAGGTTATCCAACAAAAAAACATCGTGAAGCCATAGAAAAATTCGGAGCTTCGCCATACCATCGGAAAACTTTTAAACTACTTAGCAAGCAAACCAAATTGCCTTTTTAA
- a CDS encoding oligosaccharide flippase family protein, with the protein MQRKFLINLGFLLFLNFLIKPFYILGIDAEMINAVGTESYGTYFAVFNFSYLLQIILDLGINSYNTQHISRHHSLMGKYFSHLIGVKLMLVLVYLMFTLGLGLLWGYQELELKMLLWLGINQSLMALILYLRSNIAGLQIFWLDSVISVLDKLLLIFFAAYLLWGEAFPKPLDIMWFIYAQTLAFGTSFLFALFWVWKKSAFVLPRWNKLITLAILKKSYPFALLVLLMTFYYKSDTIMLEKMLPDGTLQSGYYAQAYRFFEAGNMVAYLFATLLLPMFSKLLAKNESIHSLVKISFQVLFPISILVATAALFFGNEIMQWKYEDLHEHSSHILAVLMFCFVFISTTYIFGTLLTANGNVKLLNILSLSALVINIVLNLICIPKWQALGSAIASLITQIFVSVVQIIFSLKHFKIEVSLAYYFRIITFVLVVLAFGFLSTSLSSLWLLNLSIFLGVSLFLAYATKAIPFKNMLDIVKDRSS; encoded by the coding sequence ATGCAAAGGAAGTTTTTGATTAACCTTGGTTTTCTGCTTTTTCTCAATTTTTTGATCAAGCCATTCTATATTCTTGGAATTGATGCGGAAATGATCAATGCAGTGGGAACAGAATCTTATGGAACTTACTTTGCGGTGTTTAATTTTTCTTATTTACTTCAAATAATTCTCGATCTAGGAATTAATAGCTATAACACTCAGCATATTTCTCGTCACCATTCACTTATGGGAAAATATTTTAGCCATTTAATTGGGGTTAAATTGATGTTGGTGCTCGTTTATCTGATGTTCACACTAGGGCTAGGTTTACTTTGGGGTTACCAAGAGCTGGAATTAAAAATGCTACTTTGGTTGGGTATTAATCAATCTCTTATGGCATTGATTCTTTATTTGCGATCTAATATTGCTGGTTTGCAAATTTTTTGGCTAGACAGTGTTATTTCTGTTTTGGATAAACTCCTTCTTATTTTCTTTGCAGCGTATTTATTATGGGGTGAAGCTTTTCCGAAACCTTTAGATATTATGTGGTTTATTTATGCCCAAACTTTGGCTTTTGGTACTTCTTTTTTGTTTGCTTTGTTTTGGGTTTGGAAAAAATCTGCTTTTGTTCTTCCACGTTGGAATAAGCTAATCACTCTTGCTATTCTCAAAAAGAGTTATCCTTTTGCATTATTAGTTTTACTAATGACTTTTTACTATAAAAGTGATACCATCATGCTAGAAAAAATGCTTCCCGATGGCACGCTTCAATCGGGTTATTATGCACAAGCATATCGTTTTTTTGAGGCAGGAAATATGGTTGCTTATCTTTTTGCCACTCTTTTGTTACCAATGTTTTCAAAGCTTTTGGCAAAGAACGAAAGTATTCATTCCTTAGTGAAAATTTCTTTTCAGGTATTGTTTCCTATCTCCATTCTAGTAGCAACTGCTGCTTTGTTTTTCGGAAATGAGATTATGCAATGGAAATATGAGGATTTACATGAACATTCTTCGCATATTCTTGCTGTTCTGATGTTTTGTTTTGTGTTTATTTCCACCACTTATATTTTTGGGACTTTGCTTACCGCAAATGGAAATGTTAAATTACTCAATATTCTTTCGCTCTCTGCTTTGGTGATCAACATTGTTCTTAATCTTATTTGTATTCCAAAATGGCAAGCCTTGGGCTCTGCAATTGCCAGTTTAATCACGCAAATTTTTGTTTCTGTTGTACAAATCATTTTTTCACTTAAACATTTTAAGATTGAAGTGTCTCTAGCCTATTATTTCCGTATCATCACCTTCGTTTTAGTGGTTTTGGCTTTTGGGTTTTTATCTACCTCATTGAGCTCTTTATGGTTACTAAATCTCTCCATTTTCCTTGGTGTTTCTCTCTTTTTGGCTTATGCCACAAAAGCGATTCCATTTAAAAACATGTTGGATATTGTAAAAGATCGATCGAGCTAA